Proteins co-encoded in one Colletes latitarsis isolate SP2378_abdomen chromosome 13, iyColLati1, whole genome shotgun sequence genomic window:
- the LOC143349563 gene encoding uncharacterized protein LOC143349563, with protein sequence MQKVDPPSPIAPPNAYYIPHHPVIRQTSQTTRLRIVFNASSRTSNGKSLNQHLHSGPKLQQNLIAILIRCRQFQYVYAADIEKMYRQILVHPHDVDFQRILWRESPSAPIDEYQLLTVTYGTTPAPYLALRVLRQLIEDEGSSYPDAVQVLNYQAYVDDFLFGSDVLTSLRLIRNQTTLLVQKGGFSLRKWASNDSRLLSDIDEANHG encoded by the coding sequence ATGCAAAAGGTGGATCCACCGTCGCCCATAGCACCTccaaatgcttattacattcCGCACCATCCTGTTATTCGCCAAACTAGTCAAACGACGCGTCTTCGCATTGTTTTCAACGCTTCCAGTCGCACTTCAAATGGCAAATCCCTTAATCAACATTTGCACAGTGGGCCAAAACTCCAACAGAACCTGATCGCAATCCTGATTCGCTGTCGTCAATTCCAATATGTCTACGCGGCCGACATCGAAAAAATGTATCGGCAGATCCTCGTTCACCCTCATGATGTCGATTTTCAGCGCATCCTTTGGCGCGAGTCTCCTTCTGCTCCGATTGACGAATACCAGCTGCTCACGGTAACATATGGCACAACTCCAGCGCCATATCTCGCTCTCAGAGTGTtgagacaattaatcgaggacGAAGGTTCCTCCTACCCGGACGCAGTGCAAGTTTTAAACTACCAAGCGTACGTTGACGACTTCCTCTTCGGAAGTGACGTCCTCACGTCACTGCGCCTGATCCGCAACCAGACGACCCTATTGGTTCAAAAGGGAGGCTTTTCGTTACGCAAATGGGCGAGCAACGACAGCCGGCTGTTGTCCGATATCGACGAGGCCAATCACGGTTAA